From a region of the Falco peregrinus isolate bFalPer1 chromosome 5, bFalPer1.pri, whole genome shotgun sequence genome:
- the PTF1A gene encoding pancreas transcription factor 1 subunit alpha, with the protein METVLLEHFPGGLDSFSSPPYFDEEDFFPEPPPRDALAADGLLEPDVDFLSRQLQEYYRDGGDPESGYRCPAPAAAFPPSPASPGFAYECCGAAGAALLSPGGRLQALGSAKRRRRVRSEAELQQLRQAANVRERRRMQSINDAFEGLRSHIPTLPYEKRLSKVDTLRLAIGYINFLSELVQSDLPLRSASSESPSQPKKIIICHRGTRSPSPSDPDYGLPPLAGHSLSWTDEKQLKEQNIIRTAKVWTPEDPRKVNNKPSLNDIENEPPFDFVA; encoded by the exons ATGGAGACGGTGCTGCTGGAGCACTTCCCCGGGGGGCTGGACTCCTTCTCCTCGCCCCCCTACTTCGACGAGGAGGACTTCTTCCCTGAGCCGCCCCCGCGGGACGCGCTGGCCGCCGACGGGCTGCTGGAGCCCGACGTGGACTTCCTCAGCCGGCAGCTTCAGGAGTACTACCGCGACGGCGGCGACCCCGAGAGCGGCTACCGCTGCCCGGCGCCGGCCGCCGCCTTCCCGCCGTCGCCCGCCTCGCCCGGCTTCGCCTACGAGTGCTGCggagcggcgggcgcggcgctgCTGTCCCCCGGGGGGCGGCTCCAGGCGCTGGGCTCGGCCaagcggcggcggcgggtgcGCTCCGAGgcggagctgcagcagctccggCAGGCGGCCAACgtgcgggagcggcggcggaTGCAGTCCATCAACGACGCCTTCGAGGGGCTGCGCTCGCACATCCCCACCCTGCCCTACGAGAAGCGGCTCTCCAAGGTGGACACGCTGCGCCTGGCCATCGGCTACATCAACTTCCTCAGTGAACTGGTGCAGTCCGACCTGCCGCTGCGCAGCGCCAGCAGCGAAAGCCCCAGCCAGCCCAAGAAAATAATCATCTGTCACCGCGGTACAA gATCTCCCTCCCCGAGCGACCCCGACTACGGACTCCCCCCTCTGGCCGGTCACTCGCTGTCGTGGACTGATGAAAAGCAACTCAAGGAACAAAACATCATCCGGACAGCCAAAGTGTGGACCCCCGAGGACCCGCGGAAGGTGAACAACAAACCCTCCCTCAACGACATCGAGAACGAGCCCCCCTTCGACTTCGTGGCGTGA